A portion of the Uloborus diversus isolate 005 unplaced genomic scaffold, Udiv.v.3.1 scaffold_14, whole genome shotgun sequence genome contains these proteins:
- the LOC129232803 gene encoding zinc finger protein 271-like: MAHHPKNSVSVKQHPCEHCSKTFSRLSALQIHTRVHSGERPYSCAHCPKAFTQSSNLMKHMKVVHTGAKPFLCEQCPKAFSSRSHLKRHMKVHTSKKTSLESSSFKTHLDARTGKKTYSCDFCPKSFPFASTLKQHMSAHTDEKPYSCECCSKPFSRIADLMRHLRIHTGEKPYSCDYCSRTFSSTSNLKTHLKTHTGEKPYSCDYCSKAFSTRSHIKEHLRTHTGEKPYSCDYCSRAFSSLSDLNRHKRTHTGEKPYSCDYCSKPFSRSADLKKHLKVHAGEKPYSCDYCSRTFSSTSNLKTHLTTHTGEKPHSCDYCSMTFSNTSNLKTHLTTHTGEKPYSCDYCPKVFSTSSHLKEHLRRHTGEKPHSCDYCSKAFSNGSGLKFHLRLHTGEKPYSCDYCSMAFRLAHNLKAHLRLHSGNKLCSSQ; this comes from the coding sequence ATGGCACATCATCCAAAGAACAGCGTGAGTGTGAAACAACACCCCTGCGAACATTGTTCGAAAACATTTTCCCGCCTTTCAGCGCTTCAGATACACACAAGAGTTCACTCTGGCGAAAGACCGTATTCGTGTGCACATTGCCCCAAGGCATTCACTCAATCCTCAAATTTAATGAAACACATGAAAGTCGTCCACACTGGTGCAAAACCCTTTTTGTGTGAACAGTGTCCGAAAGCGTTTTCTTCGCGCTCCCACCTGAAGAGACACATGAAAGTCCATACAAGCAAAAAAACATCTCTCGAGTCTTCAAGCTTTAAAACTCATTTAGATGCGCGCACTGGCAAGAAGACCTATTCGTGTGACTTTTGTCCGAAGTCATTTCCTTTCGCTTCAACACTAAAACAACATATGAGCGCCCACACTGATGAGAAGCCCTATTCTTGTGAATGCTGCTCAAAGCCGTTTTCTAGGATTGCTGACTTAATGAGACATTTGAGGATTCATACTGGCGAGAAGCCCTATTCGTGTGACTATTGTTCGAGGACATTTTCCAGCACTTCAAACTTAAAGACACATCTGAaaacccatactggtgaaaagccttATTCGTGTGACTATTGTTCGAAGGCATTTTCAACGAGGTCACACATTAAGGAGCatttgagaacccatactggagaaaaaccctATTCGTGTGACTATTGTTCGAGGGCATTTTCTTCGCTTTCAGACTTAAATAGACACAAgagaacccatactggtgaaaagccctaTTCGTGTGACTATTGTTCAAAGCCGTTTTCTAGGAGTGCGGACTTGAAGAAACATTTGAAGGTTCATGCTGGCGAGAAGCCCTATTCGTGTGACTATTGTTCGAGGACATTTTCTAGCACTTCAAACTTAAAGACACATTTGACgacccatactggtgaaaagccacATTCGTGTGACTATTGTTCGATGACATTTTCCAACACTTCAAACTTGAAGACACATTTGACGACCCATACTGGTGAGAAGCCTTATTCGTGTGACTATTGTCCGAAGGTATTTTCAACGAGTTCACACTTGAAGGAACATTTGAGAcgccatactggagaaaaaccccATTCTTGTGActattgttcaaaggcattttcgaATGGTTCAGGTTTGAAATTCCATTTGAGactccatactggagaaaagcccTATTCGTGTGACTATTGTTCAATGGCTTTTCGTCTCGCTCACAACTTAAAGGCACATTTGCGACTGCATTCTGGCAATAAGCTCTGTTCATCTCAATAG